Proteins encoded by one window of Nicotiana tabacum cultivar K326 chromosome 10, ASM71507v2, whole genome shotgun sequence:
- the LOC107764844 gene encoding protein MEI2-like 2 isoform X2, producing MALKTSGIERNAWEIPLGTAAHHASTDASLFSSSLPVLPHAKLNFAESENYGQSIDDSSPSLSRLHLEDEMKDPLEEELSQDRCLLPGDEDELLAGIMDDFDLSGLPTQVEDLEDDFFGSGGGLELEPDAPQDSSLNGFAKLSLSDGILGSSVGHYIFPNGAGTVVGEHPYGEHPSRTLFVRNINSNVEDSELQSLFEQYGDIRTLYTACKHRGFVMISYYDIRAARTAMRALQNKPLRRRKLDIHFSIPKENPSEKDINQGTLVIFNLDPSVSNEDLCQIFGAYGEVKEIRETPHKRHHKFIEFYDVRAAEAALKALNRSDIAGKRIKLEPSRPGGARRNLMQQLGQDYEHEEVRTFRHSVGSPVASSPPGSWSNFGSPVEPNSLLGYNQSPGLRNLSPVNGNHMPGLASILPGHLSSPKIAPIGKDPRRLGHLNQAITSPKSVQGVGYQHSHSVPEHIPRLNMGSMSFGESKSSGIGMLSGPQFLWGSPPIQSEHTDSSVWSTSSMTHPFASNGQGQGHGYPYPRRQGLFLGKHHVGSAPSGIPLDRHLGLFSESPETSYMHQVAYGSPGSSHNNGSRVMSIGSLGAMNMGVSLAGNFPESGSPSPRMTPLARNGHLFFGNGSYRGIGMANSEGLTERGRSRGVETGNEIDNKKQYQLDLKKIMSGEDSRTTLMIKNIPNKYTSKMLLTAIDETHKNTYDFLYLPIDFKNKCNVGYAFINMVSPSNIISFYEVFNGKKWEKFNSEKVASLAYARIQGKAALVAHFQNSSLMNEDKRCRPILFQSEGQEAADQEPLPSNNLNICVRRPDGSYFGDSLDSPKGDLDDNPEN from the exons ATGGCTCTGAAG ACTTCTGGTATAGAGAGGAATGCTTGGGAAATCCCCCTTGGAACAGCTGCACATCATGCATCAACTGATGCAAGCTTGTTTTCTAGTTCACTGCCTGTTCTGCCACATGCAAAAT TAAACTTTGCTGAATCTGAGAACTATGGTCAATCCATTGATGATAGCTCACCCAGCTTAAGCAGACTTCATTTAGAAGATGAAATGAAAGATCCACTGGAAGAGGAACTAAGTCAAGATCGCTGTTTGCTCCCTGGGGATGAAGATGAGCTACTAGCAGGCATCATGGATGATTTTGATCTTAGCGGGTTGCCAACTCAGGTGGAGGACTTGGAAGATGATTTTTTTGGCAGTGGTGGAGGACTAGAATTGGAACCTGACGCTCCTCAGGATAGCTCACTTAATGGTTTTGCAAAGTTAAGCTTGTCTGATGGTATTCTTGGAAGTAGTGTTGGACATTATATCTTCCCCAACGGTGCTGGAACTGTTGTCGGAGAACACCCATATGGAGAGCATCCTTCTAGGACATTGTTTGTTCGGAATATTAACAGCAACGTAGAGGACTCCGAGCTACAATCTCTCTTTGAG CAATATGGTGATATCAGAACTTTGTATACTGCATGCAAGCATAGGGGCTTTGTGATGATATCTTACTATGATATCCGAGCTGCTCGAACTGCAATGCGCGCACTACAAAATAAGCCTCTAAGACGGAGAAAGCTAGACATTCATTTTTCAATCCCTAAG gaaaatccatcagagaaagatattaaccaaggaACGCTGGTCATTTTCAACTTGGATCCTTCAGTATCCAATGAGGATCTCTGCCAAATATTTGGGGCTTATGGGGAAGTGAAAGAG ATCAGGGAAACACCGCACAAGCGCCATCATAAATTCATTGAGTTTTACGATGTTAGAGCAGCTGAGGCTGCACTCAAGGCTTTAAATAGGAGTGACATAGCTGGTAAGCGGATAAAGCTTGAACCGAGCCGGCCTGGTGGAGCCCGTCGAAA CTTGATGCAGCAACTTGGTCAGGACTATGAACATGAAGAAGTTCGAACTTTTAGGCACTCAGTTGGTTCTCCAGTAGCCAGCTCTCCTCCAG GTAGCTGGTCAAACTTTGGCAGTCCTGTTGAGCCCAACTCATTGCTTGGTTATAATCAATCGCCTGGTCTGAGAAATCTCAGCCCTGTGAATGGCAATCATATGCCAGGGCTGGCTTCTATTCTTCCAGGCCATTTGTCAAGTCCTAAGATCGCACCAATTGGTAAAGATCCACGACGACTTGGCCATCTGAATCAGGCAATTACTAGTCCCAAGTCAGTGCAAGGAGTGGGTTATCAGCATTCTCATTCAGTTCCTGAGCATATACCACGTTTGAACATGGGATCTATGTCGTTTGGTGAGTCTAAGTCGTCCGGGATTGGGATGCTTTCTGGTCCACAATTTCTTTGGGGAAGTCCCCCCATACAGTCGGAGCATACTGACTCGTCTGTCTGGTCAACTTCATCAATGACACATCCATTTGCATCAAATGGGCAAGGGCAAGGGCATGGCTATCCATATCCTCGTCGGCAGGGCTTGTTCCTCGGAAAACATCATGTGGGATCTGCTCCATCAGGAATTCCTCTGGATAGGCATTTAGGTCTTTTCTCTGAGTCTCCTGAAACATCATATATGCACCAAGTTGCATATGGTAGTCCAGGTTCTAGTCACAACAATGGAAGTCGTGTCATGAGTATAGGTAGCCTTGGGGCAATGAACATGGGTGTTTCTCTTGCTGGGAACTTTCCTGAAAGTGGTTCTCCTAGCCCTAGAATGACGCCACTGGCTAGGAACGGGCATTTATTTTTCGGAAATGGCTCTTACAGAGGAATAGGAATGGCTAACAGTGAAGGGCTAACAGAACGAGGTCGAAGTCGAGGAGTTGAGACTGGAAATGAGATAGACAACAAAAAACAATATCAGCTTGATTTGAAGAAGATCATGAGTGGAGAAGATAGTAGGACAACTTTAATGATTAAAAACATCCCAAACAA GTACACCTCAAAGATGCTACTCACAGCAATTGACGAGACTCATAAGAATACATATGATTTCCTCTACTTGCCTATTGATTTCAAG AACAAATGCAACGTTGGTTATGCCTTCATCAACATGGTGTCTCCTTCAAATATCATCTCCTTTTATGAG GTATTCAATGGGAAGAAGTGGGAAAAGTTTAACAGTGAAAAGGTTGCTTCCTTGGCTTATGCACGTATCCAAGGGAAGGCAGCCTTGGTTGCTCATTTCCAGAACTCAAGCTTAATGAATGAAGACAAGCGGTGCCGCCCAATTCTTTTCCAGTCAGAGGGCCAAGAAGCAGCTGACCAG GAACCGTTGCCATCCAACAATCTGAACATTTGCGTACGTCGTCCTGATGGGTCCTACTTTGGAGATTCTCTGGATAGTCCAAAGGGTGATTTAGATGACAACCCTGAGAATTAA
- the LOC107764845 gene encoding ribose-phosphate pyrophosphokinase 4, with protein MENGALTKKQVLLYHCVEMEELARKIASESDCIHLHSINWRNFDDGFPNLFINNAHNIRGQHVAFLASFSSPAVIFEQLSVIFALPRLFVASFTLVLPFFPTGSFERMEEEGDVATAFTMARILSNIPISRGGPTSVVIYDIHALQERFYFGDHVLPLFETGIPLLKQRLQQLPQTEKIVIAFPDDGAWKRFYKQLGHYPAVICTKVREGDKRIVRLKEGNPAGCHVVIVDDLVQSGGTLIECQKVLAAHGAAKVSAYVTHGVFPKRSWERFIHKDDGSEKAFTYFWITDSCPLTVKAIADKAPFEVISLAGSIADALQT; from the exons ATGGAGAATGGTGCGCTGACGAAGAAGCAAGTGCTTCTCTACCACTGTGTTGAGATGGAGGAACTTGCTCGCAAAATTGCTTCTGAATCCGACTGCATTCACCTCCACTCTATTAACTGGAG GAATTTTGATGATGGCTTTCCAAATCTCTTCATAAACAATGCACACAATATCCGTGGGCAGCACGTTGCTTTTCTGGCATCTTTCAGCTCACCAGCAGTCATCTTTGAACAGCTTTCTGTGATATTTGCTCTTCCGAGGCTTTTTGTCGCATCTTTTACACTTGTACTTCCATTCTTTCCAACGGGATCCTTTGAACGGATGGAAGAGGAAGGAGATGTGGCGACTGCATTTACTATGGCCAGAATATTATCAAACATTCCAATCTCAAGGGGTGGTCCAACCAGTGTAGTCATCTATGACATACATGCATTGCAg GAAAGGTTTTATTTTGGAGACCACGTTCTGCCTCTGTTTGAGACTGGAATCCCACTGTTGAAGCAACGGCTTCAGCAACTTCCACAGACTGAGAAG ATAGTTATAGCATTTCCTGATGATGGAGCTTGGAAGCGGTTTTACAAGCAATTGGGTCACTATCCTGCT GTGATTTGCACTAAAGTCCGGGAGGGTGATAAGAGAATAGTCAGGCTAAAAGAGGGTAATCCTGCCGGTTGCCATGTGGTCATTGTTGACGACTTGGTCCAATCTGGAGGTACCTTAATTGAATGCCAG AAAGTTTTGGCAGCTCATGGTGCAGCGAAAGTTAGTGCATATGTGACTCACGGAGTGTTCCCTAAGCGATCATGGGAGCGTTTTATTCACAAGGATGATG GCTCGGAGAAAGCATTCACATACTTTTGGATCACAGATTCGTGTCCCCTCACTGTGAAAGCCATTGCTGATAAAGCTCCTTTTGAAGTTATAAGTTTGGCAGGATCAATAGCTGATGCACTTCAAACCTGA
- the LOC107764844 gene encoding protein MEI2-like 2 isoform X1 encodes MERPLNKPIFNGSEVPSAKTSGIERNAWEIPLGTAAHHASTDASLFSSSLPVLPHAKLNFAESENYGQSIDDSSPSLSRLHLEDEMKDPLEEELSQDRCLLPGDEDELLAGIMDDFDLSGLPTQVEDLEDDFFGSGGGLELEPDAPQDSSLNGFAKLSLSDGILGSSVGHYIFPNGAGTVVGEHPYGEHPSRTLFVRNINSNVEDSELQSLFEQYGDIRTLYTACKHRGFVMISYYDIRAARTAMRALQNKPLRRRKLDIHFSIPKENPSEKDINQGTLVIFNLDPSVSNEDLCQIFGAYGEVKEIRETPHKRHHKFIEFYDVRAAEAALKALNRSDIAGKRIKLEPSRPGGARRNLMQQLGQDYEHEEVRTFRHSVGSPVASSPPGSWSNFGSPVEPNSLLGYNQSPGLRNLSPVNGNHMPGLASILPGHLSSPKIAPIGKDPRRLGHLNQAITSPKSVQGVGYQHSHSVPEHIPRLNMGSMSFGESKSSGIGMLSGPQFLWGSPPIQSEHTDSSVWSTSSMTHPFASNGQGQGHGYPYPRRQGLFLGKHHVGSAPSGIPLDRHLGLFSESPETSYMHQVAYGSPGSSHNNGSRVMSIGSLGAMNMGVSLAGNFPESGSPSPRMTPLARNGHLFFGNGSYRGIGMANSEGLTERGRSRGVETGNEIDNKKQYQLDLKKIMSGEDSRTTLMIKNIPNKYTSKMLLTAIDETHKNTYDFLYLPIDFKNKCNVGYAFINMVSPSNIISFYEVFNGKKWEKFNSEKVASLAYARIQGKAALVAHFQNSSLMNEDKRCRPILFQSEGQEAADQEPLPSNNLNICVRRPDGSYFGDSLDSPKGDLDDNPEN; translated from the exons ATGGAGAGGCCTCTAAATAAACCCATTTTCAATGGCTCTGAAG TTCCATCGGCAAAGACTTCTGGTATAGAGAGGAATGCTTGGGAAATCCCCCTTGGAACAGCTGCACATCATGCATCAACTGATGCAAGCTTGTTTTCTAGTTCACTGCCTGTTCTGCCACATGCAAAAT TAAACTTTGCTGAATCTGAGAACTATGGTCAATCCATTGATGATAGCTCACCCAGCTTAAGCAGACTTCATTTAGAAGATGAAATGAAAGATCCACTGGAAGAGGAACTAAGTCAAGATCGCTGTTTGCTCCCTGGGGATGAAGATGAGCTACTAGCAGGCATCATGGATGATTTTGATCTTAGCGGGTTGCCAACTCAGGTGGAGGACTTGGAAGATGATTTTTTTGGCAGTGGTGGAGGACTAGAATTGGAACCTGACGCTCCTCAGGATAGCTCACTTAATGGTTTTGCAAAGTTAAGCTTGTCTGATGGTATTCTTGGAAGTAGTGTTGGACATTATATCTTCCCCAACGGTGCTGGAACTGTTGTCGGAGAACACCCATATGGAGAGCATCCTTCTAGGACATTGTTTGTTCGGAATATTAACAGCAACGTAGAGGACTCCGAGCTACAATCTCTCTTTGAG CAATATGGTGATATCAGAACTTTGTATACTGCATGCAAGCATAGGGGCTTTGTGATGATATCTTACTATGATATCCGAGCTGCTCGAACTGCAATGCGCGCACTACAAAATAAGCCTCTAAGACGGAGAAAGCTAGACATTCATTTTTCAATCCCTAAG gaaaatccatcagagaaagatattaaccaaggaACGCTGGTCATTTTCAACTTGGATCCTTCAGTATCCAATGAGGATCTCTGCCAAATATTTGGGGCTTATGGGGAAGTGAAAGAG ATCAGGGAAACACCGCACAAGCGCCATCATAAATTCATTGAGTTTTACGATGTTAGAGCAGCTGAGGCTGCACTCAAGGCTTTAAATAGGAGTGACATAGCTGGTAAGCGGATAAAGCTTGAACCGAGCCGGCCTGGTGGAGCCCGTCGAAA CTTGATGCAGCAACTTGGTCAGGACTATGAACATGAAGAAGTTCGAACTTTTAGGCACTCAGTTGGTTCTCCAGTAGCCAGCTCTCCTCCAG GTAGCTGGTCAAACTTTGGCAGTCCTGTTGAGCCCAACTCATTGCTTGGTTATAATCAATCGCCTGGTCTGAGAAATCTCAGCCCTGTGAATGGCAATCATATGCCAGGGCTGGCTTCTATTCTTCCAGGCCATTTGTCAAGTCCTAAGATCGCACCAATTGGTAAAGATCCACGACGACTTGGCCATCTGAATCAGGCAATTACTAGTCCCAAGTCAGTGCAAGGAGTGGGTTATCAGCATTCTCATTCAGTTCCTGAGCATATACCACGTTTGAACATGGGATCTATGTCGTTTGGTGAGTCTAAGTCGTCCGGGATTGGGATGCTTTCTGGTCCACAATTTCTTTGGGGAAGTCCCCCCATACAGTCGGAGCATACTGACTCGTCTGTCTGGTCAACTTCATCAATGACACATCCATTTGCATCAAATGGGCAAGGGCAAGGGCATGGCTATCCATATCCTCGTCGGCAGGGCTTGTTCCTCGGAAAACATCATGTGGGATCTGCTCCATCAGGAATTCCTCTGGATAGGCATTTAGGTCTTTTCTCTGAGTCTCCTGAAACATCATATATGCACCAAGTTGCATATGGTAGTCCAGGTTCTAGTCACAACAATGGAAGTCGTGTCATGAGTATAGGTAGCCTTGGGGCAATGAACATGGGTGTTTCTCTTGCTGGGAACTTTCCTGAAAGTGGTTCTCCTAGCCCTAGAATGACGCCACTGGCTAGGAACGGGCATTTATTTTTCGGAAATGGCTCTTACAGAGGAATAGGAATGGCTAACAGTGAAGGGCTAACAGAACGAGGTCGAAGTCGAGGAGTTGAGACTGGAAATGAGATAGACAACAAAAAACAATATCAGCTTGATTTGAAGAAGATCATGAGTGGAGAAGATAGTAGGACAACTTTAATGATTAAAAACATCCCAAACAA GTACACCTCAAAGATGCTACTCACAGCAATTGACGAGACTCATAAGAATACATATGATTTCCTCTACTTGCCTATTGATTTCAAG AACAAATGCAACGTTGGTTATGCCTTCATCAACATGGTGTCTCCTTCAAATATCATCTCCTTTTATGAG GTATTCAATGGGAAGAAGTGGGAAAAGTTTAACAGTGAAAAGGTTGCTTCCTTGGCTTATGCACGTATCCAAGGGAAGGCAGCCTTGGTTGCTCATTTCCAGAACTCAAGCTTAATGAATGAAGACAAGCGGTGCCGCCCAATTCTTTTCCAGTCAGAGGGCCAAGAAGCAGCTGACCAG GAACCGTTGCCATCCAACAATCTGAACATTTGCGTACGTCGTCCTGATGGGTCCTACTTTGGAGATTCTCTGGATAGTCCAAAGGGTGATTTAGATGACAACCCTGAGAATTAA